One Aerococcus urinaeequi DNA segment encodes these proteins:
- a CDS encoding phosphoribosylanthranilate isomerase, with product MVKVKICGLRRPEDIEAANAAKPDYVGFIFVEGTKRYVEPIQAAQFRKDLAGDIQTVGVFVNARIEKIVAICKAGIIDVIQLHGEEDATYIDQLKGQVDQEIIKSVAVGDDLVVAPNQADYLLFDSLSPSRGGSGKVFDWQMVSAYQEKPFFLAGGLGVENIEEALKVVRPYAVDASSSLETDGVKDPVKMQEFVAKIREVTHD from the coding sequence ATGGTTAAGGTGAAAATTTGTGGCTTGAGACGGCCGGAAGATATTGAGGCAGCGAATGCGGCTAAACCAGATTATGTGGGTTTTATCTTTGTGGAAGGAACCAAGCGGTATGTAGAGCCTATCCAAGCGGCGCAATTCAGAAAAGATTTAGCCGGTGATATCCAAACGGTGGGGGTCTTTGTGAATGCAAGAATTGAAAAAATTGTGGCCATTTGTAAAGCAGGCATTATTGATGTTATTCAACTTCACGGGGAAGAAGATGCCACTTATATTGACCAGTTGAAAGGTCAAGTTGACCAAGAAATTATTAAGTCGGTAGCAGTTGGTGATGACTTGGTAGTTGCGCCTAACCAAGCGGACTATTTATTATTCGACAGCTTAAGTCCTAGCCGCGGTGGTTCAGGCAAGGTATTTGATTGGCAAATGGTGTCAGCATACCAAGAGAAGCCCTTTTTTCTGGCTGGAGGTTTAGGGGTTGAAAATATTGAAGAGGCCTTAAAAGTGGTTCGGCCTTATGCGGTAGACGCATCGTCGTCACTTGAAACAGACGGGGTAAAGGATCCAGTGAAAATGCAGGAATTCGTAGCGAAAATACGGGAGGTAACACATGACTAA
- the trpC gene encoding indole-3-glycerol phosphate synthase TrpC, whose translation MSILDEIVIAREKRVAADKLATPLADLVANLPDRHLPPFAFEQALKEGDMSFICEVKKASPSKGLIAKEFPYVDIAKDYQAAGATALSVLTEEDYFQGRNQYLQEISQAVAIPILRKDFIVDPYQIYQARAIGADAILLICAILSPDQLAAYIALADELGLSVLTEAHDADEIAMAIEAGSRIIGVNNRNLHNFEVDFQNSIRLRNLTPDDTVFVAESGVKTAADIKLLHDNRVDAVLIGESMMLAEDKQAKLTELKGAL comes from the coding sequence ATGAGTATCTTAGATGAAATCGTTATTGCCCGTGAAAAAAGGGTAGCCGCTGATAAGCTGGCAACACCTTTGGCGGACTTGGTAGCAAATTTACCAGACCGCCATTTGCCACCATTTGCTTTTGAACAAGCCTTGAAAGAAGGGGACATGTCCTTTATATGCGAAGTGAAAAAAGCCTCGCCATCAAAGGGTTTAATTGCTAAAGAGTTCCCTTATGTGGACATTGCCAAAGATTACCAAGCGGCTGGGGCGACGGCCTTGTCGGTTTTAACAGAAGAAGATTATTTCCAAGGGCGCAACCAATACTTACAGGAAATTAGCCAAGCAGTAGCTATTCCTATTTTACGAAAAGATTTTATTGTCGATCCTTATCAAATTTATCAAGCTCGGGCAATCGGGGCGGACGCTATACTATTGATTTGTGCAATCTTAAGTCCAGACCAGTTGGCAGCATACATTGCCTTAGCGGACGAATTAGGCTTGTCGGTTTTAACAGAAGCCCATGATGCGGATGAAATTGCTATGGCGATTGAAGCGGGTAGCCGAATTATTGGCGTCAACAACCGAAATTTACATAACTTTGAAGTGGACTTCCAAAATTCGATTCGCTTGAGAAATCTGACGCCGGATGACACGGTATTTGTTGCTGAGAGTGGGGTTAAGACAGCAGCGGATATCAAATTATTGCATGACAACCGAGTGGACGCGGTTTTAATCGGTGAATCTATGATGTTGGCTGAGGATAAGCAAGCGAAATTAACTGAACTTAAAGGGGCTTTGTAA
- the trpB gene encoding tryptophan synthase subunit beta, which yields MTNGRFGDFGGQYIPETLMAEVQRVEEAYNFYKNDEAFQAELTTLLNDYAGRPSRLYYAENMTADLGGAKVYLKREDLNHTGSHKINNVLGQALLAKKMGKTRLIAETGAGQHGVATATAAALLKMECEIFMGQEDTDRQALNVFRMELLGAKVNSVAKGTKTLKDAVNETMREWSNRVEDTHYVLGSVMGPHPYPTMVRDFQSVISREIKAEFQANHGQLPDAVIACVGGGSNAIGTFYHFIEDEGVRLIGCEAAGKGIHTTQHAATMAKGTTGIFHGMRSLFCQDEYGQIAPVYSISAGLDYPGIGPEHARLNEVGRAEYVPVTDDEAVAAFEYLSKMEGIIPAIESAHAVAYAQKLAPTLSPDQSIVICLSGRGDKDVAAIARYKGEEIYE from the coding sequence ATGACTAATGGTAGATTTGGCGACTTTGGTGGCCAGTATATCCCAGAAACCTTGATGGCTGAAGTGCAACGGGTGGAGGAAGCCTACAATTTTTATAAGAATGATGAGGCATTTCAGGCGGAGTTGACGACTTTATTAAATGATTATGCGGGTCGTCCGTCGCGTTTATATTATGCAGAGAATATGACGGCTGATTTAGGCGGGGCCAAGGTCTATCTAAAAAGAGAAGACTTGAACCATACCGGGTCGCACAAAATTAATAATGTCCTAGGGCAAGCCTTGTTGGCGAAAAAAATGGGGAAAACCCGTTTAATTGCAGAAACTGGGGCTGGTCAGCACGGGGTGGCGACAGCAACTGCTGCAGCTTTATTGAAGATGGAATGTGAAATTTTTATGGGACAAGAAGATACAGACCGCCAAGCTTTGAATGTCTTTCGGATGGAATTGTTAGGGGCTAAGGTTAACAGTGTGGCTAAGGGGACCAAAACCTTGAAGGATGCGGTAAACGAAACGATGCGGGAGTGGAGTAATCGGGTAGAAGATACTCATTATGTATTGGGTTCTGTAATGGGGCCACATCCTTATCCAACTATGGTGCGTGATTTCCAAAGTGTGATCAGTCGTGAAATTAAAGCTGAATTTCAAGCAAACCATGGTCAACTGCCGGATGCAGTCATTGCTTGTGTGGGTGGCGGATCTAATGCAATTGGGACTTTCTATCACTTTATTGAAGACGAAGGTGTTCGTTTAATTGGTTGTGAAGCGGCTGGAAAAGGGATTCATACGACTCAACATGCAGCGACTATGGCCAAGGGGACGACAGGTATTTTCCACGGCATGAGGAGTTTATTCTGCCAAGATGAATATGGTCAAATCGCCCCAGTTTATTCGATTTCAGCGGGTCTTGACTACCCAGGGATTGGGCCAGAACACGCCCGTTTAAATGAAGTTGGGCGTGCGGAATACGTACCAGTAACAGATGATGAAGCGGTGGCAGCTTTTGAATACCTATCTAAAATGGAAGGGATTATTCCAGCGATTGAATCTGCCCACGCTGTTGCTTACGCCCAAAAATTGGCGCCTACATTGTCACCAGACCAAAGCATCGTGATTTGTCTATCAGGACGTGGGGACAAGGATGTGGCAGCCATTGCCCGTTATAAAGGAGAAGAGATTTATGAGTAA